The Apium graveolens cultivar Ventura chromosome 3, ASM990537v1, whole genome shotgun sequence sequence CTGGTTATGGCATGCCCGGTTGGGTCACGCCAATTTTCAAGCTCTCTCCTTGATGCAGTCTGCAGATATGGTTCGTGGTGTTCCAAAGTTGTCTCAACCAAAATCTGTATACACTGATTGTTTAATATCCAAGCAGACACGAAGGCCATTTCCCTCCCAGTCCATTTATCGTGCCAAGGTGGGCCTAGAACTAGTACACGTTGACCTATGTGGCCCTATATCTCCGCCTACAGCAGGAGGGAACAAATACTTTCTTCTCTTGGTTGATGACTTCACGCGTATGATGTGGATATATTTGTTAAAAGGCAAAGACGAGGCACTAAAAATGGTCAAGAAATTCAAACTACAAGTTGAAAAGGGGACAGAAAAATGAGTTCAGATGTTGAGGTCAGATCGAGGCGTAGAATTTTGTTCTCGTTCGTTtgaagaattctgtgatgagCATGGAATAGCTAGACAGTTCACAGTCCCATATTCACCGTAACAAAACGGAGTTGTTGAGCGGAGAAACAGGACTGTGGTTCAGATGGCCAGAAGCTTATTGAAACAAATGAAACTGCCTTTAAATATGTGGGGTGAAGCTGTGAGACAGTCGATTTATTTGCTAAACAGGTTACCAACTAGATCTTTAACTGGGAAAACTCCTTATGAGGCTTGGAAAGAGAAAAAACCGAATCTTGAGTATGTTCGCGTGTTTGGTTGCCTGGCTCATGTGAAAATTCCAGGAGTCCAAACCACTAAACTAGGTGAAAGAAGCAAGCTTGCTGTTTATCTCCGAAAGGAAGCAGGTACAAAGGGATATACACTGTTTGATCCAGTGGAAAACAAGGTGATTATAAGTTGAGATGTTGTGTTTGAAGAAAAAAAATGTGGTGCTGGAATCTGGAAGTTGACAGTACACAAGGTCATTACAACACCTTCATTGTTGTGCAGCCTAGGGAAACAAGTGACCAAGACAATGTGACTCTGCAACAAATGGGTGAAAATTCGACGTATGGTGGATCACACTCTGGGACGCAGTCGCCTGTGACAATGTCACCAATTTCTGGAGCCTCAGTGTAGTCAAATGAATCTGAAGGCAGTAGCACTAGCAGTGAACCGAGACAGTTCAGGAATTTGTCTGACATATACAATACTACAGAAGAGGTGGAGCTGGATGATGAGTTACTTCTCATAGGAATTGATGAGCCCCGAAATTATACTCAGGCCGTTAAGGAACGAAGCTGGAGACAGGCTATGCAAAGGGAGATGGATTCAATCAAACAAAACAACACATGGGAATTGTCAGAATTACTAGTTGGGCGTAAAGTAATTGGACTAAAGTGGATATACAAaattaaaagggatgaaaatgGGGAGATAGTGAAGTATAAGGCGAGACTTGTCGCCAAATGTTACGTACAAGAACACGGAGTCGATTTTGACGAAATATTCGCCCCAGTCACCAGAATTGAGACTGTTCGCTTGTTGCTCGCGTTGGCTGCAAAGTATGGCTGGGAGGTACATCATCTGGACGTAAAAACAGCTTTCTTGAATGGTGAGATTTtggaggaagtttatgttggtCAACCTAAGGGTTTTGTTGTAAAGGGAAAGGAAAATCTGGTGTATAAATTATTGAAGGCTCTCTATGGCCTACGTCAAGCACCTCGTGCTTGGTATGTAAAGCTCAACAAAAGTCTCGAAAATATGGGCTTCGTTCGGTGTCCCCATGAACATGCAGTGTATGTGAGAAGAGGAAGTGTGGACGTACTGTTGGTTGGGGTGTATGTTGACGACCTGCTGGTAACAGGCAATAGTGTCGAGGTCGTTGATAAGTTTAAACAAGAAATGAATGAGCAGTTTGAGATGAATAATGGGATAATTGTCTTATTACCTGGGTATTGAAGTGAAACAGCAAGGTGGTTATATGGAGCTGAAACAAACTGGGTATGCAAGAAAAATATTGGAGAAGGCTGGGATGAGTGGCTGCAATCCCACTAAATATTCTATGGATCCCAAGGAGCATTCGACTAACGATGAAGGGGGTGAATTAGTAGATCCTACAGAATATAAAAGTTTAGTTGGGGGGCTTCATTATCTCGTGCATACTCGCCCGGATATTGCTTACTCCGTAGGCATTGTGAGTCGTTTCATGGAGAAACCAACAGTTGTGCATAGAAATGCAGTCAAAAGAATTCTCAGGTATGTAAGTGGTACTCTGCATTTTGGCTTAACTTATTTGAAGAAATCAGGAGCAGGTAGCCTCACTGGTTACTCTGATAGTGACTTGGGTGGACAAACCGATGATCGAAAGAGTACTTAGCTATGGTGTTCTATTTAGATGATAGTTTAATAACTTGAATATCTCAAAAACAGAGATGCGTTGCGTTGTCATCGTGTGAGGTTGAATTTATGGCCGCCACCGCAGCAGCCTGTCAAGCCATTTGGCTGCGAAATTTGCTGGCAAAACTGACAAGTGAAGAGGTTGGACCAGTTGTGCTGCACATTGATAACAGGTctgctatagacctggccaaaAATCCGGTGTTTCACGGCAGGAGCAAACACATAGACATACGATATCACTTTATCCGTGAGTGTGTCGAGAGGAAGGAGATTGTTATAAAACATGTCATCACAGATCTGCAACGAGCTGATATTTTAACAAAGGGAATGACCACTGTCAAGTTCGAGCGTATGAGGAGTCTGCTGGGAGTAAAACAGTTGTCTGGACAAGCTTCAAATGAAGGGGGTGAATGTTggatttttatttatattaatttgAATCTTATTTGTATTTGGAACGGCTAGCTGGACACACTGTTGCATGCATTGACTTGGTCGTGGGTGTCATAGAGATTATTTAGGAACGGCATGAATAAGTCGACTTGGTCGTGGGTGTCATAGAGATTATTTAGGAACTGCATGAATAAGTCTAGAGTTTTAACTGCATTAGGAGTGTAGTAGTTGAGATCGTGGTCCTTATGTTTTGGCCACATCAGTTAGTTTGTTGATCCTCTATTTTATATTGTACTGCATTATCGTAATAAAATCAGAACTTCCTGTTTACACTTGTTTATTCCGTTTCCATCAAacactttatatatatatatatatatatatattgtatttGACAGTGTGTCGTGTGTGATCACAAGATTTGATACACCTGTACAATGACTCAGTCTAGTATTTTTCTTCTTAGTATTGTCGTCTCCATGATTAATTATATTTCAATCGGTGCAGCATCTTAATAGTACTTGGTTGATACTAATATGATAGTGGAGATCAAGGAGACAAGGATACTCGATATAATTACTAAAAATTAATAATGCAAACGTAGGGTCATATTTTGAAGACTGACTTCTTGGTTTCTTCATTGCAGCAGCAGGAAGAAAAGAACTGAAGCATTATCACTTCACTTGACCAGGCAGAAGCCTAATCCGAGCTGTAGCAACTAGCAAGCAGAGCATCCAACGACACCAACAAAACAATGGCAATTTAGATTCTACAATTTAATATTTAGACTCATTTTATTATATCAATGCATGTAGGTTGTAaacttaaatatataatattttaaattatgatTGTAAACTTAATGCTGATTCTAAACTTAAAGATTGGTCTGAGTTTTTTTGCAATTCTGACATATTTTCTTAAATTTCGATTTTTATTTTCGATTTTCGGTAATAATCAAAATGGTTATTTCGGTTTCGGTTAAAATCGAATACATTTCGGTTCGATTTTGGGTAGTGTTTTTTCCCTTAATTCGGTTTGGGTTAATcaaataaaattcggttcggttcgattCGGTTTTAACCGAATGCACAACCCTGCTCCTTGTACCTTCCTTTCCTCACTCCACAGTTATCTTGTATATATATGTAACATGTAATCTCTCTGTAATTAACATTACTATCAATACAAACTGATATCAACCATCACTCTCTGTTACAACAAGCCCTTTTTCTTCATGCACTAGAGATAGTTAAAAGCAACAACTTATGAGCTGCATGGATTTAAATGTACTAAATCCCTAACTAATTTGGGAAACATCTCTTTTTAACACCTTAATACTCTGCTACAGTCACAGTTTGTTTCTTTTTGCAGCCAAAATGAAAAAAATTACTAGAGGCTCCAGGCGAGATTGTAATCAACATCTGCAACCATCGAAATATGATTGTTTTATTCTCTAATTCCGGAAAATACATTCCATGGTGTACTATTCAACTATAACTCGCTAATTCAAGCACATTATGTAGACAATAATATTATATATGTGCAACTGTACTTGTAATTATTCTTAATTAAGTTACAAGTTGAGTATGTAGTCGGTAAATATCAATTTTTGGATTTGGTACCGATACATGCATGTCTCTATAGTATACTAGTCATGTTAATCAGACACatctaaatttataaaaaaaattaaatttaggGTAAATTAAACAAGATCAAACGCCGCCACTGGCCATTAGCACATTATAAATGTAATGACGGGGTGCCATAAAATGACATGTAATAAAGAATTGAACATCATCAAATCATATTTAAATCAAAAGAATTCGGCAACCTGTTTGCTAATATCATAATAAATAATACAGTCCATGTTTGGGATTTTCTTACATTAATAATACAATAAATTAAACATCATCACCACATGTAAGGCAGCCTTAAACCAGGGGACTAAGTTATATTGAGATGCTTGGTTAATAGGCTTAATTCAAAACATGAAAGTGACAAGGGGTTAATTAATCAAGATTCTTATCCTTGCAGTTTTTTTCAACTACTCCCGTCTCTTGTCCCAAGATGACTCTTTTGAATTTTCTCTTTCTAAATATTTGATAATATGTGTGGAAGGAGATAtgtttatataatattttattaataaattattaatttgaATAAAAAATGTGAGGGAACTTGGAAGTACATATATCATTTGtaagaatatttattaatttttgagAAAGTACTCTTACAAAATAAAAGTAATTAAATGTCCTATTTTTGGtaaaatatatataacaatattATATAAGTTTTGTTGTATTTGATataaaaagaaataattatatgcAAGTGTTTCTAAATAGAAATAAACTTAGTTTAAAACGTAGTAtagacaagttggtccatatcTTGCTCTGCAAACTTTGCCTAGCTAGCCGACCTGCAGGAAAATTATATCTTCACAACACCCAAGTTCGTACTAAAATCTAAAAAAAAAAAGTTTGACGTTTGTTTTAACTCTTTTCATATTTCCAATCAAGTATTATTGTAAAATACCATTGGAATTATTTTACCAAAAACTAATTCTATAAAACTAACTGAGAAATATTTGACCAGGCTATCACAATATGTAATACTTATCTCCGCAGTTTAGGCCACTTACCACAGTTTATGCCACTTACTCCAAGTACCTCTCCGTTAGAGCGATAATTTAAGCTTGTTGATTAATTACGATAATTCAAATTGGCTCGATTTTATATATGACCCAAATTTGAATTAAATTCTTGCTAGTTTTTAACCAGAATTTGATCCACTTAATCTTTCCTAGTCTTTTCTCAACACGATTGTGTCAAGTTTTATTTAGCTCGGTTCGTAAATACGATTTTGCTTGAATTGACTTGTTATTATggttaaattttatttttatcaaCTTTGCattgaaaataaaatatatgtttttgTAATTTTACTAGTTCTTAAATTAATGAGCTCGCGAGTACGCTTGACTCGGTTCTTTAAAATTAGATTGATTGACTCGTGAATAAACTCATTTATTAATGTCCTAATTTGTAGTTGTTCATAAATTTTATTTATGAACaacttaaaaataaaattttacaaagATTTTATTATGTCTTAGTCAGTTTAATTACATaccaaatttttgaaaaaaatattaagtAGCTTTTTACCTTGAAAGACATAAATAATTTTTAGTAATTAATtacataatattaattaatacttaaaaatttaaaattcggTTTATCGTACTAAATGAGTACTACTGGGAAAATTATGGCTATTGTATATTAAGCATAACTAGGGCCGTAAATTAGTCAAATCGCTCACGAACAGTTCAATGTTCAGATTGAAAAACTTTGGCTCGAGTTCGATTCAATTTTTAAACGAGTCGAATATGAACATaattttaaagttcgatttgtAAATGAGCTAAACTTGAACACACTATACTTCGGCTTGAAAGTTTGCGAACAAATTCGATAAAAAATGTTCGTGAACATGTTCGTTAATATAGTTCATAAACAAGTTCATGAGTATTTTGCGTGAACATGTTTATTGATATAACTCGTTAATAGGTATTTAAATAATTAGATTACTCCTAATCATACATGTTAAGAGCACACGTTTATGCACAATATTTAGTGAATAATTATGTATATACTTATCTACAAATAAAATTATCAATTAATATATTTaagttattatttttaaaaacatttttaaaattttttatatttataagaTTTAAATTGTATTACATACTAGATGGTATATATATGactattttattttaaattttgtaCATGTATTCAAGAAGAATGTATATATCATTATTTAGAAGTAAATAACGTAATTTAACTAAAATCAGAATGCTAAACGCTCAAATTTATTTGTTTGCTTTGTAAGGTTTTTAAAAATCTCATTcgatattttttaatatatttaaaaaaatgaaactcATGCGAAAATTCGGGAATCGTAAGAACGAGTTCGTAACCTAAGTTATTAGTGTTCAAAAGTGGGTGAACCATATTTATGAGTTGTTCGTTAAACCATGTACGTGAGGTATTCGTGAACATTTTTGTGAATAACATTTTTCTTAATGAGTCGATACACAAACAAAATTTTTGACTCGATAAAAGTTCGAGCTCGAGTTCGATATATTTTTAACGACCTGAAACATGAACACTTAAAAGTTCGGTTCGATTCATTTACAGCCTTAAGCACAACATATATAACAAtgataattaatatttaaattcataaataaattagaaaatttatattttacatatcggggtttttaaaaaaaaatatgcaGCACGAGTGAATAAGACTTCAATTATTATTTGAAGTTTACATTTAATTTCTTTTGTAAGAAAAAACTAAATAAAAGTAATTGTAAAATTGACAACTTTATAAATTACTCTCGTCTAAGAAACAGCAAAAATTATCATTACAAAAAATAGGGCTAAATATAATCGTACAAATTTATTCGCGGATAAATTTAAATCAATTTAAGGCAAGACTTTTATTACAATATAAATAATATTGTAATAAATTATGTGGCTTCGCAGTTGGCATATATGTTCCAAGTATAATGTTTTTGTAGAAAAATCAACCATAATATTTTTGTAGAAAAATCAACCGAGTCTGCTCGGGCTTCTATAAAACTCAGTGTTTCTCTAAAGCAAAAGTATCACCTGCATCTAGGATAAATCAATATAGCAAGAGGCAAGCTAGCAATGACAACTCCCAAGCTTCTCTCAGTTATCTTATTTCAGCTCATTCTTCTTCATTCTATACTGTACTGCACCAATGCACAATCCTTACAAGATGGATTTTACCAGAAATCTTGTCCATCTATGGAGGGCATTGTTAAGAAAATTACAGCTCAGTACATTTCTAAAGCGCCATCTCTTGCTGCACCATTACTGCGAATGCATTTTCATGATTGTTTCATTAGGGTACGTATTGTTTTCTCCCGTAATTAGTTAATTTTCCCTTCAATGCATGATGACAATTTGCTGATATGTGAATACTTAATGCAGGGATGTGATGGATCAATATTATTAGACTCTACTACGAAGCACAAATCTGAAAAGGAAGCAAATCCAAATATAGGCATGCGAGGTTTCCAGGTTATCGATGCAGCAAAATCAGCAGTAGAGAAACAGTGTCCTGGCGTTGTATCTTGTGCTGATATTTTAGCTTTAGTTGCTAGAGATGCTGTTTATGCGGTAACTATATAATTAATATATCTGTTCATGTACAAATCAAATGGATTATTCCTAAACCTATCTTAATTTCAGATTAATGGGCCTTTTTGGCCTGTCCCAATGGGGCGAAGAGACGGACGAGTATCTATCCAATCAGAGGCTGATAACCAACTACCATCTCCCAATGCCGACATTTATCAGCTGATTTCATTATTCAGCTCAAAAGGGTTGAATGCTCGTGATCTTGCAGTTTTGTCCGGTAATTATTATATCATAATCATCAAAAAAACAAGCAAATCATTGAGTATATATTTCGGCAACTTATTTATAATAGTAGTGCTACGTACCCTGAATTGGTTCCAAATACCTTTCTCGATTGATGTGACATGGAACCTGACACGTTTTAATTTGTAGGCGCATATGTGTGCAATGCATGCGGTATCCCACCTTATCAGGGAAAATTATCAATTAATGAGGTTACACATAAACATTTGAGAAATATTTCAGGAACCAATTCTCCATGTATACCTAGCATTTTACCTTTATAATTCCCAAACCCTAACCAAATATACATATAGAATTTGACATCCGTCATTcagaaaaaattatttaaaagtCTGCATATTTTACAGGAGGACACACGATAGGGATCTCTCACTGCGGTCCGTTCACAAACCGATTATACAACAACAGTGGCAAAGGTGATACTGATCCAACAATGGATCAAACTTACATTTCTCGGCTTAAGGTAAAATGTAAACCTGGGGATAGCACAACCATTGTAGAAATGGACCCTGGAAGTGCCAAAACATTCGACAATGACTATTACACTCTTGTATCGCAAAGACGAGGATTATTTAAATCAGATTCTGCTCTTCTCAATGATGATGTTACGAAAAAATATGTGAATCGTCAAGTTGCCAGCGGTGGATCTACCTTCTTTGCAGATTTCAAGGAGTCTATGGTTAAAATGGGACAAATTGGAGTTCTTACGGGTAGTGCTGGTGAAATAAGAAAAACTTGTGGCTTTGTCAATTAAGTATAGGCTAAACTCGTTATTTTGATATTTTCCATTTGAATAACTCTGTTGAGAACTATATATTGTCAACTAAATTTGCTTCTTAATACAAATGTCCATACTTTTCCGAGATTGTTAGAGCGGAGAAATCGTTGTAAAGGTAGTTTGTCAGGCACGACCCTGCCAACTGAATTAATAGCAATGTGTGtcttaaataataaaaaattggGAAACTTGATACATTATGTATACTCATTTTGGTCTTGTTTTGGAAGAAGAAAGATGTCGTTGCCGTCCTAATTTTAcatcattctaaaaaatttctcttTACATTTCTCAATCTACTACCTATAGCTAGATCAATCTCGTGGCTATCATAAGTTGGTGATAAACCccttttttataatttttctttAAGTTACTTGCAATTTGCAAGGCTCACCTTGTATTTAATATCAAATTTATATACACACTTTGCAAAAATATTTTGCAAGCCTCAACTTGGAGTATAAATACAACATGCATCTCTCACAAATTTCAGTTAAAAATATTCATAGTTTGGGGTAAAATTGGAATTTTGATATTATTAACTAAAATTTCAAATCACTAATTATTTACTTTAATGCATTTTTTACATGAAAAAATATCATagctatattttattattaatccGCTAAATTAATCATGacataaataaatttaaaaaaaaattatcaagcaaaatatatatgtgcatatatacatagctaatcataaaaaaattaaatatatattttttaaattttttaaaattatattgagtaaaatttaaaataattgatattacaattattttttatactttgaaattttaacttttaatttaatttaaaataaatatgaaCATATTTAACAAAAATTATCAAATGGGTACATATTGTATTTAATAGGGTTGCTAAAtgtattttataaaatatacaGTTTTGATTTTGAATGAAAGATGGGATTACAAAATGCAATTAACTCTTTTTTCATTTACTATGATTTGCCTTTAGTAATCTCTCTCCTTGAGAGTTCTTCAACCCATTCGTCGGGGTCATTTTACTCATCTTttgagttttttttttttttttgactaattttggcttatagccttacaaatgagtatctgttctcaCTCAGGGTGAGCCAGGATCGAACCCAGGATCTGGGACGACAGAGGATAAGCCCTTTACCACTTGAGCTATCCAACCGTGCTCACTCATCTTTTGAGTTTATTTGTCTCTCTCTTTAGGAGAATTTTGTTTGTTAGGATCACAGAGTTCATTGATGATAGTTCAGGCAATATCGCATGTTTAATTTGATCGAATTTTTTAATATGTTGGGAGAAATCGATTATTCAAAATACTCAACACTACAACATATCATTAGTTTTTCTTTTCAAAAAGGTTGTATTATTAAAACTAAACTATGTATAGATGTAATGTATTTCTATGAAACGAGAAAAGCAAGATAGGAAGAAAATGTTCTTTTACATTGCTTCAAAAAATGACTACATGAAAGATTTATATAACAAAACAGACCCACGATTATGGTAACATAAAAATAGCAACTACTTCACCGGACTCCTACTATTACTCAACTATCTAATTAACTCCTAGGAATACTCTCAGACACATAGACCTAGTCTACAGTCTCTTATTCAAATAAAGTAATACTAACGTTTAGATTATTTTCAACACATTCCCCCTAATCTAAACGTTCTTAACTAAGCTCTTGATCCCCAATATATCTCTCATTTGCTCGAATCTCCCTGCTGACATTGGTTTTGTAAGAATATCTGTCATTTTCTTGTCTGAACTGACATGTTTATTTATAATATCACCATGATTAACACACTCTCGTATGAAGTGATTGTTGGGGATTTATTAATCTaaacatatttattatatttatatttttcaaaTAATACAATGTGTATGTTAACGTTGTAATGCAGACTTAGTCCAGAGTAATCACTTATGTTTAGGAATCTAGTTTTTGTGTAGTGTGGAGATAAACCAGGTCATGTTCTCCTGGTTTCTAGTGACTCAGTTACATCGAGTCTATATGTATTTTCTGTCTTCATCATCTGAATAAGTTGCAAGCTTTCCATTTCAGTAAATCATACATCGTTCTATTTTATCTTTgacatatggtatcagagctttaaAACCAAACCAAAACAATTTCAGTGAATCAATACCGGATGGAGTCGAGTAAAAGCAGAGAAGGCACGTTTGGATTGAGCTATCATATGTTGAGAAAGAAAAATTATATTGTCTGGGCAATTAAAATGAAGGTTTTTATGCAAGCTCACGGGGTGTGGGATGCCATAGAACCCAAGGATCCTAAGGTAGCAGCAGAGAAAAAGATGGATAAGCGTGCATTGGCTATTATCTATCAAGGTATCCCTGACGACATGCTGCTGACACTCGCGGAGAGGAAGACTTCTAAATAAACCTGGGGATAACAAAATTATGTGTTTAGGTGCGGATAAAGTCAAAAgatgttattcccaaggaactaacaatgagatttgcagaaggggggttgaatgtaaatctcaaaactttttcaagttttgagcagtttcaaaggctaagtgttttgatggacagttgtgtgaattgctttgggcaggtgcagacagatatatatattaaaaacacaaatttaaagaacacaaaggctttaaaaacttttctggtggatttgttgttccaccagagatgtgtatttcagaaaatctgttattcaaaagaattgatcacagctgcgtcctagtacaaactagatgattttctctctatatttttctaaacagctctggaaaattcaccatctaattactagctgcaacttggtttatatatcaccaagtttacaagtgaagacaaaagtacaaatacaattaaaaagattcttcacatatttcttcttcatttctctatccaatgcgatctaggataatctgtgaatctttgaatacttccttgtttgtaccagaatggaaatgctgtattttcttgattcctccaagaggctaccacattccaattatctttgtcaacccatgtgcctctgtcagcttatgaattgtcactgtcaactgctattgaactgagcatccattgaagctttcattcgttgatggctttatccgttgatgcattagcagttgaagctttatccgttgatgcactcatccgttgatggatgttatccgttgaagctttagagacatccgttgaagctttgtttctcatccgttgaaggcctttaatttatcagttgatactacttcacttatacaaaattacaaggcatgaaatatttacaattagccctcctatttgcatatccactagtagtcaatatgacttataatttcccataattatctaagaattataacttaaatacagaaactgaaatgtgctacaatactaaacttatttctaagtaaagctactccatcaacggattgccagaatggtcttatccattgaggctacaaacactagatttctacttaagtgtttttttaatctatcatcaaactaatacacatattcctaacaatctccccctatttatgtctactggaattgtaggcataaatttgggtttaacttgatgataacaaaacacttaacaaatatatgaattgaaatcaagtagaaattcaaaagtgctgcaaaagtgtatgaactgagatagaattgaagaattacattgttactgaggatgctcctttaggctgagcagattattttcttttcctttgatcccttgttttcttccctagcctcctgtcattttcctctacttggagttggagtt is a genomic window containing:
- the LOC141710546 gene encoding peroxidase 27-like codes for the protein MTTPKLLSVILFQLILLHSILYCTNAQSLQDGFYQKSCPSMEGIVKKITAQYISKAPSLAAPLLRMHFHDCFIRGCDGSILLDSTTKHKSEKEANPNIGMRGFQVIDAAKSAVEKQCPGVVSCADILALVARDAVYAINGPFWPVPMGRRDGRVSIQSEADNQLPSPNADIYQLISLFSSKGLNARDLAVLSGGHTIGISHCGPFTNRLYNNSGKGDTDPTMDQTYISRLKVKCKPGDSTTIVEMDPGSAKTFDNDYYTLVSQRRGLFKSDSALLNDDVTKKYVNRQVASGGSTFFADFKESMVKMGQIGVLTGSAGEIRKTCGFVN